One region of Aurantimonas sp. HBX-1 genomic DNA includes:
- a CDS encoding porin has translation MNIKSLLLGSAAALVAVTGARAADVIVPVAPEPTDYVRVCDVYGSGFFYIPGTETCMKIGGYVRFKYIMQDLDTIGGPFGDEDALNAAGDDYAAYSRVRVRLNFDVREETELGTLRAFARVQAENTTGQFGDAAYAMDQGYIQLGGLTMGYLDTLWTEGDGLLTDTDLPVGDIQVNRISYTYAADGFSAALSLEDDATGDFAPNVVGRLAYEGGWGSVYLAGSYDEELLLSGSVYGPLIINGTFTEFLDGSEFTTDGGFALKAGLSLKDLIATDSELKFEGSYAFDPSQYSTIDLIDTGPFAFTVPSEWQVGAGYAQAFGKLGIAVSGIYGRTFDLDTGSLTTPPYLSLGGSGDYYKLVGNVGYEITNNFDVLAEISYANVDFDDADQADLYLGDDSVNQTAGFIQFVRSF, from the coding sequence ATGAACATTAAGAGCCTTCTTCTCGGCTCCGCTGCGGCCCTCGTCGCAGTCACCGGCGCCCGCGCTGCGGACGTCATCGTTCCGGTTGCGCCGGAGCCCACCGACTATGTGCGCGTCTGCGACGTGTACGGCAGCGGCTTCTTCTACATCCCCGGCACCGAAACCTGCATGAAGATCGGCGGCTACGTCCGCTTCAAGTACATCATGCAGGACCTCGACACCATCGGCGGCCCGTTCGGTGACGAAGACGCCCTGAACGCTGCGGGCGACGACTACGCGGCATACAGCCGCGTCCGCGTCCGTCTGAACTTCGACGTGCGTGAAGAGACCGAGCTCGGCACCCTGCGCGCCTTCGCTCGTGTGCAGGCCGAAAACACCACCGGCCAGTTCGGCGACGCAGCCTACGCGATGGACCAGGGCTACATCCAGCTCGGCGGCCTGACCATGGGTTACCTCGACACGCTCTGGACCGAAGGCGACGGCCTGCTGACCGACACCGACCTCCCGGTCGGCGACATCCAGGTCAACCGCATTTCCTACACCTACGCAGCTGACGGCTTCTCGGCGGCTCTGTCGCTCGAAGACGACGCAACGGGCGACTTCGCTCCGAACGTCGTGGGTCGTCTGGCCTACGAAGGTGGCTGGGGTTCGGTCTACCTCGCTGGTTCGTACGACGAGGAACTGCTCCTCTCGGGTAGCGTCTACGGCCCGCTGATCATCAACGGCACGTTCACCGAGTTCCTCGACGGCAGCGAGTTCACGACCGATGGCGGCTTCGCCCTCAAGGCCGGTCTTTCGCTCAAGGACCTCATCGCCACCGACTCCGAGCTGAAGTTCGAGGGTAGCTACGCCTTCGACCCGAGCCAGTACTCCACGATCGACCTGATCGACACCGGCCCGTTCGCCTTCACCGTTCCTTCGGAATGGCAGGTTGGCGCCGGCTACGCCCAGGCGTTCGGCAAGCTCGGCATCGCGGTTTCCGGTATCTACGGCCGGACCTTCGACCTCGACACCGGCTCGCTCACGACCCCGCCGTACCTCTCGCTCGGCGGCAGCGGCGACTACTACAAGCTCGTCGGCAACGTTGGCTACGAGATCACCAACAACTTCGACGTGCTGGCGGAAATCTCCTACGCCAATGTCGACTTCGACGATGCGGATCAGGCCGATCTCTACCTGGGCGACGACTCCGTCAACCAGACGGCTGGCTTCATCCAGTTCGTTCGCTCCTTCTAA
- a CDS encoding ATP-binding protein: MYLRSLKLTDFAGISSAELQLFEPGLNVIVGDNEAGKSTLLTALRAAFFQRHRATGEAVKALAPYQRQARPEIHVDFSLGGTVYSLRKAFLQKPEAELTWPGGGLTGDAVEERLAELFRFAHPGRGESKLDSHQGAFGLLWVEQGRSNTGGLDIGVGKDAVTASLEGEVGQILGGERGRAMIGAAKTLHDRFFTDTGRVAQASPVRQAEQHLDELRAELATKRAAHADFEEKLQRLDARRATLRSYERDDAVARAEAGLEAAEEQARQAAGLEGAAHEAARELQHSLARRDGAGERLKQRDQLAASAAAAQAAAEAAASALVELRAAQDGERAALAAAEAEAEAAKRAAEAAEAADDALRAGIERARLAAEAETLGRRLREAGAVEARLAALRAESAGPAIDAAAIKALETAERKCRDAAVRLSVTAPVLTFEPSGANTVRDAGGAVVAAGEPHRVTARERFELQGFGALTVEPGGDAATLRRECEAADAELAALLARLGVASIEASRARAASAENRRIETATLGKQLAALLPEGRAAAERALAELSAASPSSAPDGPAPGPDDQAAARAARNAARTRLETATATLERLRRAASGGLATLARAEADDAHRRGEAERLRRELAEAEAIRPRTALAEDLAAAELDRAAKAAVLERRQRNLAAAEPQTVQLTLAARRGALAEIRRTVAALKEETLRLEGELEATGATALGEDVARLEGEIGAAEARLARLKTEAAAAAMLHATLLAAQREAREHWLGPIMTQVTPYLKLIHPGAVIELDDSTLEIRSLHRAGVEEDFKRLSAGAREQVAVVTRLALAQVLKKGGHPTAVILDDALVNTDEKRLERMHLVLRMAAETLQIIVLTCRERDFRDLGAPIQRL, encoded by the coding sequence ATGTATCTGCGCTCTCTTAAACTCACCGATTTCGCCGGCATCAGCTCGGCCGAACTCCAGCTGTTCGAGCCGGGGCTGAACGTCATCGTCGGCGACAACGAGGCCGGCAAGTCGACGCTGCTGACGGCGCTTCGGGCGGCGTTCTTCCAGCGCCACCGCGCCACCGGCGAGGCGGTGAAGGCGCTGGCGCCCTACCAGCGCCAGGCCCGGCCGGAGATCCATGTCGACTTCAGCCTCGGTGGCACCGTCTATTCGCTGCGCAAGGCCTTCCTGCAGAAGCCGGAGGCGGAGCTGACCTGGCCGGGCGGCGGCCTGACCGGCGACGCGGTCGAGGAGCGCCTCGCCGAACTCTTCCGCTTTGCCCATCCCGGCCGCGGCGAGTCAAAGCTGGATTCGCACCAGGGCGCCTTCGGCCTGCTCTGGGTGGAGCAGGGGCGCTCCAATACCGGCGGGCTCGACATCGGCGTCGGCAAGGACGCGGTGACCGCCTCGCTGGAGGGCGAGGTCGGCCAGATCCTCGGCGGCGAACGCGGCCGGGCGATGATCGGCGCCGCCAAGACGCTGCACGACCGCTTCTTCACCGACACCGGCCGGGTGGCGCAGGCCTCGCCGGTGCGCCAGGCCGAGCAGCATCTGGACGAGCTGCGGGCGGAGCTCGCGACGAAGCGGGCGGCGCACGCTGATTTCGAGGAGAAGCTGCAGCGGCTCGATGCCCGCCGCGCGACGCTGCGTTCCTACGAGCGGGACGACGCGGTGGCCCGGGCCGAGGCCGGGCTGGAGGCCGCCGAGGAACAGGCGCGCCAGGCGGCAGGTCTGGAAGGCGCGGCGCACGAGGCGGCGCGTGAGCTGCAGCACTCGCTGGCCCGCCGCGACGGCGCCGGCGAACGGCTGAAGCAGCGCGACCAGCTGGCCGCGTCCGCCGCGGCGGCGCAGGCGGCGGCGGAAGCGGCTGCCTCCGCCCTGGTGGAACTGCGCGCGGCGCAGGACGGCGAGCGGGCCGCGCTCGCTGCGGCCGAGGCGGAGGCCGAAGCGGCCAAGCGCGCGGCCGAGGCGGCGGAAGCCGCCGACGACGCGCTGCGGGCGGGGATCGAGCGGGCACGGCTTGCGGCCGAGGCGGAAACGCTCGGCCGCCGGCTGCGCGAGGCCGGCGCGGTCGAAGCACGGCTTGCCGCCCTGCGGGCCGAATCGGCGGGGCCCGCCATCGACGCGGCGGCGATCAAGGCGCTGGAGACGGCCGAGCGCAAATGCCGTGACGCCGCCGTCCGGCTGTCGGTAACCGCGCCGGTGCTGACCTTCGAGCCTTCCGGCGCGAACACGGTGCGCGATGCCGGCGGCGCGGTCGTCGCAGCCGGCGAGCCGCACCGCGTCACGGCCCGCGAGCGCTTCGAGCTGCAGGGCTTCGGCGCCCTGACGGTCGAGCCCGGCGGCGACGCGGCGACCCTGCGGCGCGAATGCGAGGCGGCCGATGCCGAGCTCGCCGCGCTGCTCGCGCGCCTGGGCGTCGCCTCTATAGAAGCATCGCGCGCGCGCGCGGCCTCTGCGGAAAACCGGCGGATCGAGACCGCGACGCTCGGCAAGCAGCTCGCGGCGCTGCTGCCGGAGGGCCGGGCTGCGGCCGAGAGGGCGCTGGCCGAGCTTTCCGCCGCGTCGCCGTCATCGGCACCGGACGGGCCGGCGCCGGGCCCCGACGACCAGGCGGCGGCGCGGGCGGCGCGCAATGCCGCGCGCACCAGGCTGGAAACGGCGACCGCGACGCTCGAGCGGCTGCGCCGCGCGGCGAGCGGCGGGCTGGCGACGCTCGCCCGCGCCGAAGCCGACGACGCGCACCGGCGCGGCGAGGCCGAACGGCTGCGCCGCGAACTCGCCGAGGCGGAGGCCATCCGGCCGCGCACGGCGCTCGCCGAGGACCTGGCGGCGGCCGAGCTCGACCGCGCGGCGAAGGCCGCCGTGCTGGAGCGCCGGCAGCGCAACCTCGCCGCCGCCGAGCCGCAGACGGTGCAGCTGACGCTCGCGGCGCGGCGCGGCGCACTGGCCGAGATCCGGCGCACCGTCGCGGCGCTGAAGGAAGAGACGCTGCGGCTCGAAGGCGAGCTCGAGGCCACCGGCGCGACGGCGCTCGGCGAGGACGTGGCGCGGCTGGAAGGCGAGATCGGCGCCGCCGAGGCGCGACTCGCCCGCCTGAAGACCGAGGCAGCGGCGGCCGCCATGCTGCACGCGACGCTGCTCGCCGCCCAGCGCGAGGCCCGCGAGCACTGGCTGGGACCGATCATGACGCAGGTCACGCCGTATCTGAAGCTGATCCATCCGGGCGCGGTGATCGAACTCGACGATTCGACGCTGGAGATTCGCAGCCTGCACCGCGCCGGCGTCGAGGAAGACTTCAAGCGCCTCTCGGCCGGCGCGCGCGAGCAGGTGGCCGTGGTGACGCGGCTGGCACTCGCCCAGGTGCTGAAGAAGGGCGGGCACCCGACCGCCGTCATCCTCGACGACGCGCTGGTCAATACCGACGAGAAGCGGCTGGAGCGGATGCATCTGGTGCTGCGGATGGCCGCCGAGACGCTGCAGATCATCGTGCTGACCTGCCGCGAGCGGGACTTTCGCGATCTCGGCGCGCCGATCCAGCGGCTCTAG
- a CDS encoding DNA repair exonuclease, translating into MIRILHTADWQIGKPFGGFEPDRRGELRAERFAVVGRIAALATARGCDAVLVAGDAFDDTMVSDREIQRTLDAMAAFRGPWVMLPGNHDAALGVSLWTRLRQRADAARVIVADRPEPILLEDRGIAILPAPLTRRHEGADLTAWFNHAETPAGLVRIGLAHGSVQNRLPEAAESGNPIADDRAARARLDYLALGDWHGFVEIAPKTVYAGTPEPDRYPANAPGHVAIVEIDTPGAAPRIEKLRTARFDWQSLALRLDGGVEVVDEALAALARPGETVLELVLSGSLSLRERVRLEETLTLWRARLFDLKLVDAALIDAPDDEDLDRIDVGGFVRVAIERLRARAADPADPEREAAALALRLAYVEHRRQGER; encoded by the coding sequence GTGATCAGGATTCTCCATACCGCCGACTGGCAGATCGGCAAGCCGTTCGGCGGCTTCGAGCCCGACCGGCGCGGCGAGCTGCGCGCCGAGCGCTTTGCCGTGGTCGGCCGGATCGCGGCGCTGGCGACGGCGCGCGGCTGCGACGCCGTGCTCGTCGCGGGCGACGCCTTCGACGACACCATGGTCAGCGACCGCGAAATCCAGCGCACGCTCGACGCGATGGCGGCGTTCCGGGGTCCGTGGGTGATGCTGCCCGGCAATCACGACGCGGCGCTCGGCGTCAGCCTGTGGACCCGCCTCAGGCAGCGCGCCGACGCGGCGCGGGTGATCGTCGCCGACCGGCCGGAGCCGATCCTCCTGGAAGACCGGGGCATCGCCATCCTGCCGGCGCCGCTGACCCGCCGGCACGAGGGCGCCGACCTGACTGCCTGGTTCAACCATGCCGAGACGCCGGCCGGGCTGGTGCGCATCGGCCTCGCCCATGGCTCGGTGCAGAACCGCCTGCCGGAGGCCGCCGAATCCGGCAACCCGATCGCCGACGACCGGGCGGCGCGCGCCCGGCTCGACTACTTGGCGCTCGGCGACTGGCACGGCTTCGTCGAGATCGCCCCGAAGACGGTCTATGCCGGCACGCCCGAGCCGGACCGCTACCCCGCCAACGCGCCGGGCCACGTTGCCATCGTCGAGATCGACACGCCGGGCGCCGCCCCGCGCATCGAGAAGCTGCGCACGGCGCGCTTCGACTGGCAGTCGCTGGCGCTGCGGCTCGACGGCGGGGTGGAAGTGGTGGACGAGGCGCTGGCGGCGCTCGCCCGGCCCGGCGAGACGGTGCTGGAGCTGGTGCTCTCGGGCAGCCTGTCGCTGCGCGAACGCGTGCGGCTGGAGGAGACACTGACGCTCTGGCGGGCACGGCTGTTCGACCTGAAGCTGGTCGATGCGGCGCTGATCGACGCGCCGGACGACGAGGACCTCGACCGCATCGACGTCGGCGGCTTCGTGCGCGTCGCCATCGAGCGGCTGCGGGCGCGGGCGGCCGATCCCGCCGATCCCGAGCGGGAGGCCGCGGCGCTGGCGCTGCGGCTCGCCTATGTCGAGCATCGCCGCCAGGGAGAGCGCTGA
- a CDS encoding Ku protein, with product MAPRPVWKGQIRLSLVSIPVEMYSATTSGASIAFRQIHEKSGKRIQYEKVVEGIGPVDKDEIVKGYEVSKDEYVLLTDEEIENVKLETKKTLELVQFVDSNSIPPLYFDKPYYVVPQDELAEDAFRVIRDALRQSHKTGLGQLALRGKEYLVALRPCGSGLLLETLHYEDEIRKSAPLFAEISDDGAEEDLLAVATQLIEKKTAKFDAKTYKNHYTEALKALIAEKRKKGGKATLSIEDDEPAPRSKGNVVDLMAALKQSLEGGSGGDAGGKAAGGARRKPAASAAKAKAAEPAKPKKAPAGSAAPRRKSA from the coding sequence ATGGCGCCCCGTCCCGTCTGGAAAGGCCAGATCCGCCTTTCCCTCGTGTCCATCCCCGTCGAGATGTATTCGGCCACCACCTCCGGGGCTTCGATCGCCTTCCGGCAGATCCACGAGAAGTCCGGCAAGCGCATCCAGTACGAGAAGGTCGTCGAGGGCATCGGCCCGGTCGACAAGGACGAGATCGTCAAGGGCTACGAAGTCAGCAAGGACGAATACGTGCTCCTCACCGACGAGGAGATCGAGAACGTCAAGCTGGAGACCAAGAAGACCCTCGAACTGGTGCAGTTCGTCGATTCCAACTCGATCCCGCCGCTGTATTTCGACAAGCCCTATTACGTCGTGCCGCAGGACGAGCTGGCGGAGGACGCCTTCCGGGTGATCCGCGACGCGCTGCGCCAGTCGCACAAGACCGGGCTCGGGCAGCTGGCGTTGCGCGGCAAGGAATATCTGGTGGCGCTGCGCCCCTGCGGCTCGGGTCTCCTGCTCGAGACGCTCCATTACGAGGACGAGATCCGCAAGTCGGCGCCGCTGTTCGCCGAGATCTCCGACGACGGCGCCGAGGAGGATTTGCTCGCCGTCGCCACCCAGCTGATCGAGAAGAAGACCGCGAAGTTCGACGCCAAGACCTACAAGAACCACTACACCGAGGCGCTGAAGGCGCTGATCGCCGAGAAGCGCAAGAAGGGCGGCAAGGCGACGCTGTCGATCGAGGACGACGAGCCGGCGCCGCGCAGCAAGGGCAATGTCGTCGACCTGATGGCGGCCCTGAAGCAGAGCCTCGAGGGCGGCAGCGGCGGTGACGCGGGCGGCAAGGCCGCCGGCGGCGCCCGCCGCAAGCCGGCCGCGTCGGCCGCCAAGGCGAAAGCGGCCGAGCCCGCCAAGCCCAAGAAGGCGCCCGCCGGCAGCGCCGCACCGCGCCGCAAGAGCGCCTGA
- the ligD gene encoding DNA ligase D: MAARGDALLETYRKKRDFSKTQEPSGSEAPSKAADGLFFCVQKHDATRLHYDFRIEWEGVLKSWAVTRGPSLDPADKRLAVRTEDHPMDYGTFEGTIPKGEYGGGTVMLWDQGTWEPLEDAEEGLAKGNLKMRILGERMNGNWALIRMKPRPGEKRENWLLIKEKDDAVDRRRNLLSADTSIKTGRTMAAIAKGDDVWDNSRDDDQAAESAPKPAAKGRKNAAAAKPATAAKPAKSAAAPKKKPAGKTLPLPRFVAPQLATLVDEAPDGRDWLHEMKYDGYRVMIAVGGGEVRCFTRNEKDWTDRFAPIAEAARALDCRNALIDGEIVAFDANGGTDFSTLQAHLSDGGSLSCFCFDLLTLDGADLTKRPLTERKAMLRDLIERTGSDVLLYSDHVTGNGPAVHDNICRAGHEGIVAKRADAPYRSGRTRSWLKVKCSRRQEFVIGGWRTSDKRGRPFASILLGVMEDGKLAYRGRVGSGFDEANMADLAERFAAHKRMTSPFIALPTDARRGSRFVEPVLVAEIEFAEITADGSIRHGVFKGLREDKEAGDVVDEHPQREGKAASAKRRAGKAAAKADTPELGQAPDSVAGVRLTHPERVVFAGQGVTKGDLALYYEKVADRMLAHAGGRPLSLVRCPQGGQKRCFFQKHDTGGFPEAVKTVPIPEKDGGIEHYLTVSDAAGLVGAVQMNTLEFHIWGSRNDRLEKPDRLIFDLDPDESLGFEDVKAASFDLRDRLAELGLKSFPMVTGGKGVHVVVPLDRRQGWEEVKAFAKAFAVRQAEDEPDRFVATMSKAKRKGRIFIDWLRNERGSTAIAPYSSRSREGAPVATPVSWNELATLSAANGFDINTVVARLDEPDPWADYADVRQSLTKKIRDKFGA, encoded by the coding sequence ATGGCGGCCCGCGGCGACGCGCTTCTCGAGACCTACCGAAAGAAGCGGGACTTCTCGAAGACGCAGGAACCCTCCGGCTCGGAGGCCCCCAGCAAGGCGGCCGACGGACTGTTCTTCTGCGTCCAGAAACATGACGCGACGCGGCTGCATTACGACTTCCGCATCGAGTGGGAGGGCGTGCTGAAGAGCTGGGCGGTCACCCGCGGCCCCAGCCTCGATCCTGCCGACAAGCGCCTGGCGGTCCGCACCGAAGACCATCCGATGGACTACGGCACGTTCGAGGGCACGATCCCCAAGGGCGAGTACGGCGGCGGCACGGTGATGCTCTGGGACCAGGGCACGTGGGAGCCGCTGGAGGATGCCGAGGAGGGCCTCGCCAAGGGCAATCTCAAGATGCGCATCCTCGGCGAGCGCATGAACGGCAACTGGGCCCTGATCCGGATGAAGCCCCGGCCGGGCGAGAAGCGCGAGAACTGGCTGCTGATCAAGGAGAAGGACGACGCGGTGGACCGCCGCCGCAACCTGCTCAGCGCCGACACCAGCATCAAGACCGGCCGCACCATGGCGGCGATCGCCAAGGGCGACGACGTCTGGGACAACTCGCGCGACGACGACCAAGCGGCGGAATCCGCGCCCAAGCCTGCCGCGAAGGGGCGCAAGAACGCCGCTGCCGCGAAGCCCGCAACGGCCGCGAAGCCGGCGAAATCCGCCGCCGCACCAAAGAAGAAGCCCGCGGGCAAGACGCTGCCGCTGCCGCGCTTCGTCGCGCCGCAGCTGGCGACGCTGGTCGACGAGGCCCCGGACGGCCGCGACTGGCTGCACGAGATGAAATATGACGGCTACCGGGTGATGATCGCCGTCGGCGGCGGCGAGGTCCGCTGCTTCACCCGCAACGAGAAGGACTGGACCGACCGCTTCGCGCCGATCGCGGAGGCCGCACGGGCGCTCGACTGCCGCAACGCGCTGATCGACGGCGAGATCGTCGCCTTCGACGCGAACGGCGGCACGGATTTCTCGACGCTGCAGGCGCATCTCTCCGACGGCGGATCCCTCTCCTGCTTCTGCTTCGACCTGCTGACGCTCGACGGCGCGGATCTGACCAAGCGCCCGCTCACCGAGCGCAAGGCGATGCTGCGCGACCTCATCGAGCGCACCGGCTCAGACGTCCTGCTCTACAGCGACCACGTCACCGGCAACGGCCCGGCGGTGCACGACAATATCTGCCGCGCCGGCCACGAGGGCATCGTCGCCAAGCGCGCCGACGCGCCCTATCGCTCGGGCCGCACCCGCAGTTGGCTGAAGGTCAAGTGCTCGCGCCGCCAGGAATTCGTCATCGGCGGCTGGCGGACGTCGGACAAGCGCGGCCGGCCCTTCGCCTCGATCCTGCTCGGCGTCATGGAGGACGGCAAGCTCGCCTATCGCGGCCGCGTCGGGTCGGGCTTCGACGAGGCCAACATGGCCGACCTTGCCGAGCGCTTCGCCGCCCACAAGCGCATGACCTCGCCGTTCATCGCGCTGCCGACCGACGCCAGGCGCGGCTCCCGCTTCGTCGAGCCGGTGCTGGTCGCCGAGATCGAGTTCGCCGAGATCACCGCCGACGGCTCGATCCGCCACGGCGTGTTCAAGGGCTTGCGCGAGGACAAGGAGGCCGGTGACGTGGTGGACGAGCATCCGCAGCGCGAGGGCAAGGCGGCGTCGGCGAAACGGCGCGCCGGCAAGGCCGCGGCAAAGGCCGATACGCCGGAGCTGGGCCAGGCGCCCGACAGCGTCGCCGGCGTCCGCCTCACCCATCCCGAGCGCGTCGTCTTCGCCGGCCAGGGCGTCACCAAGGGCGACCTCGCGCTCTACTACGAGAAGGTCGCGGACCGCATGCTCGCCCATGCCGGCGGCCGGCCGCTATCGCTGGTGCGCTGCCCGCAGGGCGGCCAGAAGCGCTGCTTCTTCCAGAAGCACGACACCGGCGGCTTCCCGGAGGCGGTGAAGACCGTGCCGATCCCGGAAAAGGACGGCGGGATCGAGCACTATTTGACGGTCTCCGACGCCGCCGGCCTCGTCGGGGCGGTGCAGATGAACACGCTGGAGTTCCACATCTGGGGCTCGCGCAACGACCGGCTGGAAAAGCCCGACCGGCTGATCTTCGATCTTGACCCGGACGAGAGCCTCGGCTTCGAGGACGTCAAGGCGGCGTCCTTCGACCTGCGCGACCGGCTTGCCGAACTCGGCCTGAAGAGCTTTCCGATGGTAACCGGCGGCAAGGGCGTCCATGTCGTCGTGCCGCTCGACCGGCGCCAGGGCTGGGAAGAGGTCAAGGCCTTCGCCAAGGCCTTCGCCGTCCGCCAGGCGGAGGACGAGCCGGACCGCTTCGTCGCCACCATGTCGAAGGCCAAGCGCAAGGGCCGGATCTTCATCGACTGGCTGCGCAACGAACGCGGCTCGACGGCGATCGCGCCCTATTCCAGCCGCTCCCGCGAGGGTGCGCCGGTGGCGACGCCGGTCAGCTGGAACGAGCTGGCGACGCTTTCCGCCGCCAACGGCTTCGACATCAATACCGTCGTCGCGCGGCTGGACGAGCCCGATCCGTGGGCCGACTACGCCGACGTTCGCCAGTCGCTGACCAAGAAGATCCGAGACAAGTTCGGCGCCTGA
- a CDS encoding DUF2383 domain-containing protein produces MVTTVGKEGDIKGLVRDLILLERDAIAAYDSTIEKLSDPALSQQVASFRQDHLQHLDVLNEIAAETGAEAPLEGDMKEWLTTGKIALADLMGDGAILKAMKTNEDDTVTAYERASTHGDAIEKSRAFFAKALADERRHRAWMEETAAAL; encoded by the coding sequence ATGGTCACCACCGTCGGCAAAGAAGGCGACATCAAGGGCCTCGTCCGCGACCTGATCCTGCTCGAGCGCGACGCGATCGCGGCGTATGATTCCACCATCGAGAAGCTCTCCGACCCGGCGCTCAGCCAGCAGGTCGCGAGCTTCCGGCAGGACCACCTGCAGCATCTCGACGTGCTCAACGAGATTGCCGCGGAGACCGGCGCCGAGGCGCCGCTCGAAGGCGACATGAAGGAGTGGCTGACGACCGGCAAGATCGCCCTCGCCGACCTGATGGGCGACGGCGCGATCCTCAAGGCGATGAAGACCAACGAGGACGACACCGTCACCGCCTACGAGCGCGCCTCCACCCATGGCGACGCGATCGAGAAGTCGCGGGCCTTCTTCGCCAAGGCGCTGGCCGACGAGCGGCGCCACCGCGCGTGGATGGAAGAGACCGCCGCCGCCCTCTAG
- a CDS encoding gamma carbonic anhydrase family protein — MAIYALDGDRPELPEDGSAFVAPGAHVIGRVRVGVDVGIWFGAVLRGDNEWMTIGEGTNIQDNCALHSDAGFPLTIGAGCTIGHAAIVHGCTIGDNSLVGMGATILNGARIGKNSIVGANALVTEGKEFPDNSLIVGSPAKLARMLDDAAAEMLRASAAHYVHNAKRFAEGLVRLDEAPGADAAPHAMTARA; from the coding sequence ATGGCGATCTACGCCCTCGACGGCGACAGGCCGGAACTGCCGGAAGACGGCTCGGCCTTCGTGGCGCCCGGCGCGCACGTGATCGGCCGCGTCCGGGTGGGCGTCGATGTCGGCATCTGGTTCGGCGCCGTGCTGCGCGGCGACAACGAGTGGATGACCATCGGCGAAGGCACCAACATCCAGGACAATTGCGCCCTGCACAGCGACGCCGGCTTTCCCCTCACCATCGGCGCCGGCTGCACGATCGGCCACGCCGCCATCGTCCACGGCTGCACCATCGGCGACAATTCGCTGGTCGGCATGGGCGCGACGATCCTCAACGGCGCGCGCATCGGCAAGAACTCGATCGTCGGGGCGAACGCGCTGGTCACCGAGGGCAAGGAGTTTCCCGACAATTCGCTGATCGTCGGATCGCCCGCCAAGCTGGCGCGCATGCTCGACGACGCGGCGGCCGAAATGCTCCGGGCCTCCGCCGCCCACTACGTCCACAACGCCAAGCGGTTCGCCGAGGGGCTGGTGCGGCTCGACGAGGCGCCCGGCGCCGACGCGGCGCCGCACGCCATGACCGCCCGGGCCTGA